In Vulpes lagopus strain Blue_001 chromosome 1, ASM1834538v1, whole genome shotgun sequence, a genomic segment contains:
- the LOC121487944 gene encoding LOW QUALITY PROTEIN: ZZ-type zinc finger-containing protein 3-like (The sequence of the model RefSeq protein was modified relative to this genomic sequence to represent the inferred CDS: substituted 2 bases at 2 genomic stop codons) yields MATISQIVTSIVKNMDKLEPIYTADGTIKLLSLRLDGHSFAGNWEEKRDGLLFCKGSLKICEGHRIPAVGLESGVQPESSHPPVLKAFREQNSTGWWSPEPLPRALPPAPWGGLCDLQIHQRISPQAPLPEGTCHSTAASPSTRVTGSTVGLNGLDESFCGRTLRNRSIAHPEEISSHSQVRSRSPKKRPEPVQIQKGNNNGRTTDLKEQNTRESWVSPRKRGLSSSEKDNVERQAVENCERRQTEPVSPVLKRIKRCLRSEAPNSSEEDSPIKSDKESVEQRNTVVDNDADFQGTKRACRCLILDDCEKREIKKVIVSEEGPLNSAVVEEITGYLAVNGADDSDSAVINCDDCQPDGNTKQNSTGSYVLQEKSVAENGDSDTHTSMFLDSRKEDSYIDHNVPCTNSEVQVKLEDHKVVTACLPVEHVNQLTTEPATGPFSEIQSSLRDSLEEVDVVGDSSASKEQCNENTNNALDTSLESMPVSGEPESSSVLDCISAQMMSLSEPQEHRYTLRTSPRRAAPTRGSLTKSSSPCRENRQFEENNLSPNETNATVSDNISESPTNPDEISQNEKGIFCDSENYGSEGLSKPPSEARLNIGHLPSAKESANPHNTEEEDDDPDVYYPDDPDVYYFESDHVALKHSKDYQRLLQTIAVLEAQRSQAVQDLESLSKHQKEALKNPIGFVEKLQKKADIGLPYPQRVVQLPEIVWDQYTNSLGNFEREFKNRKRHTRRAKLVFDKVGLPARPKSPLGPKKDGESLPYSMLPLSDGPEGSNSHPQMIRGRLCDDTKPETFNQLWTVEEQKKLEQLLLKYPPEEVESRRXQKIADELGNRTAKQVASRVQKYFIKVTKAGIPVPGRTPNLYIYSKKSSTSRRQHPLNKHLFKPSTFMTSHEPPVYMDEDDDRSWFRSHMNTAIEEASDEESIPIMYRNLPEXKELLQFKKLKKQKLQQMQAESGFVQHVGFKCDNCGIEPTQGVQWHCQDCPPEMSLDFCDSCSGCLHETDIHKEDHQLEPVYRSETFLDRDYCVSQGTSYNYLDPNYFPANR; encoded by the exons atggctacaaTCAGTCAGATAGTAACAAGTATTGTTAAGAATATGGACAAATTGGAACCCATATACACTGCTGATGGGACT ATAAAACTGCTCAGCCTCAGGCTGGATGGACACAGTTTTGCTGGGAactgggaagagaagagggatggATTGCTCTTCTGCAAGGGTTCACTGAAAATCTGCGAGGGGCACAGAATTCCAGCCGTGGGGCTCGAGAGTGGGGTGCAGCCTGAGTCCTCCCACCCACCCGtgctgaaagccttcagggagcaaaacagcACCGGCTGGTGGAGTCCAGAGCCACTTCCACGAGCCCTGCCTCCCGCACCCTGGGGGGGCCTGTGCGACCTGCAAATCCACCAGAGAATCAGCCCGCAGGCCCCTCTCCCGGAAG GGACTTGCCATAGTACGGCTGCTTCCCCATCTACTCGTGTTACAGGATCAACAGTGGGGTTAAACGGCTTGGATGAATCTTTTTGTGGTAGAACTTTAAGGAATCGTAGCATTGCTCACCCTGAAGAAATCTCTTCTCATTCTCAAGTACGATCAAGATCACCAAAGAAGAGACCAGAGCCTGTGCAGattcagaaaggaaataataatggaaGAACTACTGATTTAAAAGAGCAGAATACTCGAGAATCATGGGTAAGCCCTAGGAAAAGAGGactttcttcttcagaaaaagaTAACGTAGAAAGGCAGGCTGTAGAAAATTGTGAGAGAAGGCAAACAGAACCTGTTTCaccagttttaaaaagaattaagcGTTGCCTTAGATCTGAAGCACCAAACAGTTCAGAAGAAGATTCACCTATAAAATCAGACAAGGAGTCAGTAGAACAGAGGAATACAGTAGTGGACAATGATGCAGATTTTCAAGGGACTAAACGAGCTTGTCGATGTCTTATACTGGATGATTGtgagaaaagggaaattaaaaaggTGATTGTCAGTGAGGAAGGGCCACTTAATTCTGCAGTAGTGGAAGAAATCACAGGCTATTTGGCTGTCAATGGTGCTGATGACAGTGATTCAGCTGTTATAAACTGTGATGACTGTCAGCCTGATGGGAACACTAAACAAAATAGCACTGGTTCATATGTGTTGCAGGAAAAGTCAGTAGCTGAAAATGGGGATTCGGATACCCACACTTCAATGTTCCTTGATAGTAGGAAGGAGGACAGTTACATAGACCATAACGTGCCTTGCACCAATTCAGAAGTGCAGGTCAAGTTGGAGGACCACAAAGTAGtaactgcctgcctgcctgtggaACATGTTAATCAGCTGACTACTGAGCCAGCTACAGGCCCCTTTTCTGAAATTCAGTCATCCTTAAGGGATTCTTTGGAGGAAGTAGATGTGGTGGGAGATAGCAGTGCCTCAAAAGAGCAGTGTAATGAAAACACCAATAATGCCCTGGACACAAGTCTTGAGAGTATGCCAGTCTCTGGAGAACCAGAATCATCATCTGTTCTAGACTGTATTTCAGCTCAAATGATGTCTTTATCAGAACCTCAAGAACATCGATATACTCTGAGAACGTCGCCACGAAGGGCGGCCCCCACCAGAGGTAGTCTCACTAAAAGCAGTTCTCCTTGCAGAGAAAATAGACAATTTGAGGAGAATAATCTTAGTCCCAATGAAACAAATGCAACTGTTAGTGATAACATAAGTGAATCTCCCACAAATCCTGATGAGATTTCtcagaatgaaaaaggaatattttgtgACTCTGAAAATTATGGGAGTGAAGGACTAAGTAAGCCACCCTCAGAGGCAAGACTTAATATTGGACATTTGCCATCTGCCAAAGAGAGTGCCAATCCGCACAATacagaagaagaagatgatgatccTGATGTTTATTATCCTGATGATCCTGATGTTTATTACTTTGAATCAGATCATGTGGCGCTGAAACACAGCAAAGATTATCAGAGACTGTTACAGACGATTGCTGTACTCGAGGCTCAACGTTCTCAAGCAGTCCAGGACCTTGAAAGTTTAAGCAAACACCAGAAAGAAGCACTAAAAAATCCCATTGGATTTGTGGAGAAACTCCAGAAGAAGGCTGATATAGGACTTCCGTATCCACAGAGAGTTGTTCAGTTGCCAGAGATTGTATGGGACCAATATACCAATAGCCTTGGGAACtttgaaagagaatttaaaaatcgTAAAAGACATACTAGGAGAGCTAAGTTAGTTTTCGATAAAGTAGGTTTACCTGCTAGACCAAAAAGTCCTTTAGGTCCTAAGAAGGATGGAGAGTCCCTTCCATATTCTATGTTACCTTTGAGTGATGGTCCTGAAGGCTCAAACAGTCATCCTCAGATGATAAGAGGACGCCTTTGTGATGATACCAAACCTGAAACATTCAATCAGCTGTGGACTGTGGAAGAACAGAAAAAGCTTGAACAGCTACTCCTGAAATACCCTCCTGAAGAAGTAGAATCTCGACGCTGACAGAAGATAGCAGATGAATTGGGCAATAGGACAGCAAAACAGGTTGCCAGCCGAGtacagaaatatttcataaaagtaaCTAAAGCTGGCATTCCAGTCCCAGGAAGAACACCAAACTTATATATATACTCCAAAAAGTCTTCAACAAGCAGACGACAGCACCCCCTTAATAAGCATCTCTTTAAACCTTCCACTTTCATGACTTCCCATGAACCACCAGTATATATGGATGAAGATGACGACCGATCCTGGTTTCGTAGCCACATGAACACTGCTATTGAAGAGGCATCAGACGAAGAAAGTATTCCTATCATGTATAGGAATTTGCCTGAATAGAAGGAACTATTacagtttaaaaagttaaagaagcaGAAACTCCAGCAGATGCAAGCTGAAAGTGGCTTTGTACAACATGTGGGCTTCAAGTGTGATAACTGCGGCATAGAACCTACCCAGGGCGTTCAGTGGCACTGCCAGGATTGTCCTCCAGAAATGTCTTTGGATTTCTGTGATTCTTGCTCAGGCTGCCTACATGAAACAGATATTCACAAGGAAGATCACCAATTAGAACCTGTTTATAGGTCAGAGACGTTCTTAGACAGAGACTACTGTGTGTCCCAGGGCACCAGTTATAATTACCTTGACCCAAACTACTTTCCAGCAAACAGATGA